A genomic region of Lytechinus pictus isolate F3 Inbred chromosome 2, Lp3.0, whole genome shotgun sequence contains the following coding sequences:
- the LOC129253928 gene encoding CBY1-interacting BAR domain-containing protein 1-like — protein sequence MTQRSADFRARENQSKFVQQRINAVEKHFADLCQDFSAYTRKLARVRDRGDLLSKSLLTYAEAEAPSTKAGLTGFAEHISSIQDYRQAQVSRLEFKVVQPLTLYGTACKHAKDDLKSSFAAREKEINQQKKLDKVRQKAPSDRQQISQAESKLQKATVDATRSNKALEDQMDAFERKRLQDIKSILSEFVKIEMLFHAKCLESYTDAFQSLQSISDEDDLEEFRNSLRPFNTADSSSRQSLFRGDSKQSLNSTSGSSRPSTVDRRRPIKQQLQYSEEDDDDEEDDDDDDEEYSDEDVAEDYYKR from the exons ATGACTCAGAGATCTGCAGATTTTAGGGCAAG GGAGAACCAATCAAAGTTTGTACAGCAGCGAATCAATGCTGTTGAGAAGCACTTTGCGGATCTATGCCAGGATTTTTCTGCCTACACCCGTAAGCTTGCCCGTGTCCGTGACAGGGGTGATCTCCTCTCCAAGTCTCTCTTGACCTATGCTGAGGCAGAGGCCCCTTCTACCAAGGCTGGTCTTACTGGCTTTGCTGAACACATCTCCTCTATTCAAGATTACAGACAAGCTCAG GTATCAAGACTGGAATTTAAAGTAGTACAGCCATTGACACTGTATGGTACAGCATGTAAACATGCTAAG gATGATCTGAAGAGCAGCTTTGCtgcaagagagaaagaaataaaccaACAAAAGAAACTTGATAAAGTCAGACAGAAAGCCCCATCAGACAGACAACAAATA TCTCAGGCAGAGTCTAAGCTTCAGAAAGCCACAGTAGATGCAACCAGAAGTAACAAGGCTCTGGAAGATCAGATGGATGCCTTTGAGAGGAAGAGGTTACAGGATATAAAG AGTATCTTGTCTGAGTTTGTGAAGATAGAGATGTTATTTCATGCCAAATGTTTAGAGTCTTACACAGATGCTTTCCAGTCTCTCCAGTCAATAAGTGATGAGGATGATCTTGAG GAATTCCGGAATTCACTTCGACCATTCAACACTGCTGACAGCAGCTCAAGGCAGAGTCTATTCAGAGGAGACTCCAAACAATCTCTCAACTCAACATCTGGTAGTTCACGACCCTCCACCGTAGATCGCAGGAGACCTATTAAGCAACAGCTCCAGTACTCAGAAGAAGATGACgacgatgaggaggatgatgacgatgatgatgaggaataTAGTGATGAAGATGTTGCAGAAGACTACTACAAAAGATGA
- the LOC129253927 gene encoding uncharacterized protein LOC129253927: MIILRLQGLPWSATAKDVRQHFEGLSIPDGGVHIIGGEEGDVFIAFSSDDDARKAMQLQKQPLNGSRIMLLLSSKSEMQEVIAESRAATQKPDPFGTSEIVTPPVAQTNQRGLLSREGSVTSSHSQGYQGFPQSDDQQRQPSGYGDGYRGSNVNVSNQSLPPQGYGTSYPPSQSNERLNFGHSQNKMYGNDRFNEDSLGRGDAGQRPMYQEFNTQERNQGIQRRDDFDAGRQGRTDRDSGYPQESAQFDRFSEYDRQEERFPSGNVQDQQYRSGSYGMRSDMQSLDRDMSYMQGGDKSRSLLPSEGMRNTDERGYQEEVDDPMEGISTSYPPAGPTDKFDYQQTSDADQRGSSDQVKSRDSHSEITQPMYGRQNLDREQEKGKFIRTPYEDAYWATSTSSRDLPSEAMQGRRTDSFKSFQDNQGKPMTEKRDHYQSEGSNENEMGGSFFDNKQYGNTHLNQGSMYNQQDKREESFNMDQSQSAVYPMYQDYRSQSSDFDNRMGDVSNRAPLSNQEPPIPSLKADIPSRVDSDSQMYGSRVNQQLPTSTASSLLDHPAPASLYGTKLQMLEPSGDEFYAVRLSGLPYGSSERDIRLFLRDINIAPDGIQIHNDPRGNMTGTANVKLRGPSDIDQALKRHQQYMGKRYIDVRPCLQSEWEKEKEDISRSEPSRRRSRSPVRSRKSPLRSSNTAIEMRGVAPFTKNSDIVDFFEGLAMRQDTIHFDPHKDGPGSGTAYVEFVDSDMARRACQKNGKLFNKRSVSIRIISKEIMEAKISDMKRRADEKRSPGRRSPDRRRGSSPYNRRGRSPGRRARSPVRSSSRSSPGRNGPGRRQTSPSRDRRDRDRDRDRDRESSRQSRRNQSPVRHGSQDRKSTSEKKDRRDQEPREVRSSSKGNEDKSRGSPKTEEKDRSQKAARQDGPSKSLLPSPSLQKEKGKEQGLLKTPELSANDKPPFGLTQKNFGSVNIPQAVSTSKARPDETKEAPSIDFHAIRDAVSRFSKDSVDKQQGEDRQNPMSSKLGVPEQKQGPIDSRLGVSEHRKGPMEGRQDPIGSRHGGPDHERGLLESRHGVPELMQDPMDNRYDVPEQMGMSGGMLGNNRTAPKETFPFTDERQNKGGLLDFQHGQFGGPRRGFDDNRRDGPITMQSGPASNPFVGPRDSMQGSDLQHRSLDNMPSGPMDMDRGPFNGPRGNRQDNPMHHGQMSNTFTGARNEIRDEPMNMQSGPMGNIRDGPVDRRRDQSMDMNRPFSNPEDMRANHPSDMHHGSFGGPGDNRQGGPMGSRWEGGISDRQGRMQESWQGGPRPNRQDEGRGETTVHSSRGRSLEEWRQDQRNRNNESMDIQEGQPGQSGERRRPLIESIGPQSHGSSEKKPLLDFPEGELKGYDKDRDIDRRQQGFFDHQDKDRINERGPQGMNIRDPSPRRWTDNQSEERIPRGGIGFPNQGPGDNSQGRNGPGFRPNARDSFPRDGRNVPSQQDGPPFPQRNNLPGLLDEIEGDRREPDNQGPRDIHGHMDRQHGPEDRRSMERDMRMPGEREPHHNTGPPSGSFDGPPGDGASEYVCAHIRNVPYTARWPDIAHFFSGIQIVPGGIHIMINSSGKPSGHCFVEFTDAHQARLTEERRLQKLKDRPLQINACSKSMMIRALQETGELQQNRPNHGFGGRGRGQPFGARGPHFQGNRGPVPHQDSPHGFHPRGPHPHGSFRPPFRDMMDDGRPQHLDDGRPRHPDDGLLPRQPDDGHLLPHPNDGRPHRHPDDGHPPGRPDDGGPRHPDDRHPPRHPHDGRPRHHDDGRPPRYPDDGRPPRHLDDSRPPRHLNDGRPRHPDDGHPPRHPDDGRPLHLDEGRPPRRPDDGHPQHPSGGRPRHLDDRPSQNPRDHRPPERPQEKHEQKKPEPSKESKQSEPNKKVLTPAPKTAAPEPSPKKPQPEKPKETVPETKETNTSPVSTKSSPIQSDQHKGCVVTATNLPLTITVDAIGDFFKGFSTIKGAIKLDTNEATGKATGQAKIVFTNPTEANRAIKERNNRPLNGRIVRLHVM, from the coding sequence ATGATCATCTTACGACTTCAAGGACTTCCTTGGTCAGCTACAGCCAAAGATGTCCGTCAACATTTCGAGGGTCTATCCATTCCAGATGGTGGTGTACATATCATTGGAGGAGAGGAAGGCGATGTTTTTATCGCTTTCAGCTCTGATGATGATGCTCGCAAGGCAATGCAACTTCAGAAACAACCACTCAATGGAAGTCGCATCATGCTCTTACTAAGCAGCAAATCAGAGATGCAGGAGGTGATTGCAGAAAGCAGAGCTGCAACACAGAAACCAGATCCCTTTGGGACGTCTGAGATAGTCACCCCACCTGTGGCTCAGACCAATCAACGTGGTTTACTATCCAGAGAGGGTTCTGTAACGAGTTCCCACAGCCAGGGATACCAAGGGTTTCCCCAGAGTGATGATCAGCAAAGACAACCTTCAGGGTATGGTGATGGTTATCGAGGTAGTAATGTAAATGTATCTAATCAGTCACTTCCTCCCCAAGGTTATGGTACCTCGTATCCTCCATCACAGAGTAATGAAAGATTGAATTTTGGCCATTCCCAGAATAAAATGTATGGTAATGACCGTTTCAATGAGGATTCCTTGGGTAGAGGAGATGCTGGTCAACGTCCAATGTATCAGGAATTCAACACCCAAGAGAGAAATCAAGGGATTCAGAGACGAGATGATTTTGATGCAGGAAGGCAAGGTCGCACAGACAGAGATTCAGGATATCCACAGGAGTCTGCTCAGTTTGATAGGTTCTCAGAATATGACAGACAAGAGGAGAGATTCCCTTCTGGAAATGTCCAAGATCAACAATATAGATCAGGTTCATATGGCATGAGATCAGACATGCAATCTTTGGATCGTGACATGTCCTACATGCAGGGGGGTGACAAATCCCGTAGCCTCCTCCCTTCCGAGGGAATGAGGAATACAGATGAAAGAGGCTATCAAGAAGAGGTCGATGATCCAATGGAAGGAATATCTACATCATATCCTCCTGCTGGTCCTACTGACAAGTTTGACTACCAGCAAACATCGGACGCAGATCAAAGAGGGAGCAGCGATCAGGTAAAATCGAGGGACTCTCATTCCGAAATCACGCAACCTATGTATGGAAGGCAGAATTTAGATagggaacaagaaaagggtaaaTTCATCAGAACACCATACGAGGATGCTTACTGGGCAACAAGCACTTCATCCAGAGACTTACCTTCTGAAGCAATGCAAGGAAGAAGGACTGATAGCTTCAAGTCCTTTCAAGATAATCAAGGCAAGCCTATGACAGAGAAGAGAGATCACTACCAGAGTGAAGGGTCCAATGAGAATGAGATGGGAGGAAGTTTTTTCGACAACAAACAATATGGAAACACCCATCTTAATCAAGGATCTATGTACAATCAGCAAGATAAACGAGAGGAATCATTCAACATGGATCAATCTCAGTCTGCTGTTTATCCAATGTATCAAGATTACAGATCTCAATCTTCTGACTTTGACAATCGCATGGGAGATGTGTCTAATCGTGCTCCATTATCAAATCAAGAACCGCCAATTCCTTCACTCAAAGCTGATATTCCTTCCAGAGTTGATTCTGATTCTCAAATGTATGGCTCAAGAGTAAATCAACAACTACCAACATCTACTGCCTCATCTCTATTAGATCATCCTGCTCCTGCATCTCTTTATGGAACCAAATTGCAAATGTTGGAACCTTCAGGTGATGAGTTTTATGCAGTGCGCCTCTCTGGATTACCTTATGGATCCTCAGAGAGGGATATCAGACTATTCTTGCGTGATATCAATATTGCACCTGATGGTATCCAGATTCACAATGACCCACGTGGAAATATGACTGGTACTGCCAATGTAAAACTTCGAGGACCAAGTGATATCGACCAAGCGCTTAAAAGACATCAGCAGTATATGGGAAAACGTTACATTGATGTACGTCCATGCCTTCAATCTGAGtgggaaaaagaaaaggaagacaTATCCAGGAGTGAACCATCTAGAAGACGTAGTAGATCACCTGTTAGAAGCAGAAAGTCACCCCTTCGAAGCTCCAATACTGCTATCGAAATGAGGGGAGTGGCTCCTTTCACAAAAAATTCTGATATTGTTGACTTCTTTGAAGGATTAGCAATGAGGCAGGATACCATTCATTTTGACCCACATAAAGATGGCCCTGGGTCAGGTACAGCTTATGTTGAGTTTGTTGATTCAGATATGGCAAGGAGAGCTTGCCAGAAGAATGGGAAACTTTTCAACAAAAGAAGTGTTTCAATCagaattatttcaaaagaaattatggAGGCAAAGATTTCAGATATGAAAAGAAGAGCTGATGAAAAACGCTCACCTGGAAGAAGAAGTCCAGACAGGCGAAGAGGCAGTAGCCCATACAACAGGAGAGGACGTAGTCCAGGTAGAAGAGCAAGGAGTCCTGTCCGAAGCAGTAGTCGTAGCTCCCCAGGAAGAAATGGACCAGGGAGAAGACAAACAAGTCCTTCAAGAGATAGAAgggatagagatcgagacagagacaGAGACAGGGAATCATCACGCCAGAGCAGGAGAAATCAAAGCCCTGTTCGCCATGGCTCTCAAGACAGAAAAAGTACATCAGAAAAGAAAGACAGGAGGGATCAAGAACCAAGAGAAGTAAGGTCATCAAGTAAAGGTAATGAAGATAAAAGTCGTGGCTCAccaaaaactgaagaaaaagaTCGCTCACAGAAAGCAGCTAGGCAAGATGGTCCTTCAAAATCATTGTTGCCATCCCCAAGTTTGCAAAAGGAAAAGGGCAAAGAACAGGGATTGCTGAAAACACCTGAGCTTTCAGCAAACGATAAACCTCCCTTCGGGCTCACACAAAAGAATTTTGGGTCTGTCAATATTCCACAAGCTGTTTCTACTTCCAAAGCAAGACCAGATGAAACAAAGGAAGCACCCTCCATAGATTTTCATGCAATTCGGGATGCAGTGTCCAGATTCAGTAAAGATTCAGTAGATAAGCAACAAGGAGAGGACAGACAAAATCCAATGAGCAGCAAACTTGGTGTACCAGAGCAAAAGCAAGGTCCCATTGACAGCAGGCTTGGTGTATCCGAGCATAGAAAAGGTCCCATGGAAGGTCGGCAAGATCCGATTGGCAGCAGGCATGGAGGACCAGATCACGAGCGAGGTCTGTTAGAGAGCAGGCATGGTGTACCAGAGCTCATGCAAGATCCAATGGACAACAGGTATGATGTACCAGAGCAGATGGGAATGTCTGGAGGAATGTTAGGGAACAATAGAACTGCTCCAAAGGAAACCTTTCCATTCACTGATGAAAGGCAAAATAAAGGAGGTCTACTGGATTTCCAACATGGTCAGTTTGGAGGTCCACGGAGAGGATTTGATGATAACAGGAGAGACGGTCCTATAACTATGCAGAGTGGCCCTGCAAGCAATCCATTTGTTGGGCCTAGAGATAGCATGCAAGGTAGTGATTTACAGCATCGTTCCTTAGACAACATGCCTAGCGGCCCTATGGATATGGATCGTGGACCATTTAATGGCCCAAGAGGAAACAGGCAGGATAATCCTATGCATCATGGCCAAATGAGCAATACATTTACTGGGGCTAGGAATGAAATACGAGATGAGCCAATGAATATGCAGTCAGGTCCTATGGGTAACATACGTGATGGACCTGTAGACAGGAGAAGGGATCAATCTATGGATATGAATCGTCCATTTAGCAACCCTGAAGATATGAGGGCAAATCATCCCTCAGACATGCATCATGGTTCATTTGGGGGCCCTGGAGACAACAGACAAGGTGGTCCAATGGGCTCTAGATGGGAAGGCGGCATATCTGATAGACAAGGAAGAATGCAAGAGTCTTGGCAAGGTGGACCCAGACCTAACAGACAGGATGAAGGTAGAGGTGAAACTACTGTGCATAGTTCTCGAGGAAGATCTTTGGAAGAATGGCGACAGGATCAAAGGAATAGAAATAATGAATCCATGGATATACAAGAAGGACAACCAGGACAAAGTGGAGAAAGAAGACGACCCCTCATTGAGAGTATTGGACCTCAAAGTCATGGTAGTAGTGAAAAAAAACCACTTCTTGACTTCCCTGAAGGTGAACTAAAAGGATATGATAAGGACAGAGATATTGATAGAAGACAGCAAGGATTTTTTGATCACCAAGATAAAGACCGCATAAACGAGAGGGGACCACAAGGAATGAACATAAGGGATCCAAGCCCACGAAGGTGGACTGACAACCAATCAGAGGAAAGGATACCACGTGGAGGCATTGGTTTTCCTAATCAAGGGCCAGGTGACAATTCACAAGGAAGAAATGGACCTGGTTTCAGGCCCAATGCTAGAGATTCCTTTCCTAGAGATGGAAGGAATGTACCTTCCCAACAGGACGGTCCTCCTTTTCcacaaagaaataatttacctGGTTTGCTTGATGAAATTGAAGGAGATAGGAGAGAACCAGATAATCAAGGACCAAGAGATATACATGGTCATATGGACAGACAACATGGGCCTGAAGATCGCCGATCAATGGAAAGAGATATGCGTATGCCAGGGGAGAGAGAACCACATCATAACACGGGCCCACCATCAGGATCATTTGATGGACCTCCAGGAGATGGTGCCAGTGAATATGTATGTGCACACATTAGAAATGTCCCCTACACAGCACGATGGCCAGACATTGCTCACTTTTTCAGTGGCATCCAGATTGTTCCTGGTGGTATTCATATTATGATTAACTCAAGTGGAAAACCATCTGGCCACTGTTTCGTTGAATTCACTGATGCCCACCAAGCTCGTTTAACGGAAGAGCGTAGACTGCAAAAGCTGAAAGATCGACCGCTTCAGATCAACGCTTGTTCAAAGTCAATGATGATTCGTGCTTTGCAGGAAACTGGAGAGTTGCAACAAAATAGACCTAATCATGGATTTGGAGGACGTGGTCGTGGACAACCTTTTGGTGCCAGGGGACCACATTTCCAAGGTAACAGAGGCCCTGTTCCACATCAAGATTCTCCTCATGGCTTTCATCCCCGTGGACCACATCCACATGGCTCATTCAGGCCACCATTTAGAGATATGATGGATGATGGACGCCCTCAACATCTGGATGATGGCCGACCTAGACATCCTGACGATGGACTGCTTCCAAGACAACCTGATGATGGCCATCTTCTTCCACATCCCAATGATGGCCGTCCTCATCGACATCCTGATGATGGGCACCCTCCTGGTCGTCCTGATGATGGCGGCCCTCGCCATCCCGATGATAGGCATCCTCCTCGACATCCCCATGATGGCCGTCCTCGACATCACGATGATGGACGTCCTCCTCGTTATCCCGATGATGGCCGTCCTCCTCGACATCTCGATGATAGCCGTCCTCCTCGACATCTAAATGATGGTCGTCCTCGGCACCCGGATGATGGTCATCCACCTCGACATCCGGATGATGGTCGTCCTCTGCATCTTGATGAGGGTCGTCCCCCTCGACGTCCGGATGATGGTCATCCTCAACATCCTAGTGGTGGTCGTCCTCGGCATCTGGATGATAGACCTTCTCAAAACCCACGTGACCACAGACCACCTGAAAGGCCTCAAGAGAAGCATGAGCAAAAGAAACCAGAACCTTCAAAGGAATCTAAACAATCTGAACCTAATAAAAAGGTCCTTACTCCAGCTCCCAAGACTGCTGCTCCTGAACCATCCCCTAAGAAACCACAACCAGAAAAACCTAAAGAAACTGTTCCAGAGACGAAAGAGACAAATACATCTCCTGTATCAACTAAATCTTCCCCCATCCAGTCTGATCAACACAAAGGGTGTGTTGTTACTGCAACAAATCTCCCATTGACAATCACTGTTGATGCTATTGGGGATTTCTTTAAAGGTTTTAGTACTATTAAGGGTGCTATCAAATTGGACACAAATGAAGCAACAGGCAAAGCAACAGGACAAGCAAAGATTGTATTCACCAACCCGACAGAGGCTAATCGTGCCATCAAGGAGCGTAATAATCGACCTCTAAATGGGCGGATTGTCAGACTCCATGTCATGTGA